In a genomic window of Paraburkholderia acidiphila:
- a CDS encoding DUF4148 domain-containing protein produces the protein MRFFHFVAGSSKGGFIMRSWLKFVWVPFVGAMSVSAVAAPHLTQQECHSYPFVKTAHEVTHADLMRELKELEAVGYEPHAEDENYPADIEAAQQRLTDVYRSDCLPQHTAAAVTFPANSD, from the coding sequence ATGCGCTTTTTTCATTTCGTTGCGGGTTCATCAAAAGGAGGATTCATCATGAGGTCATGGCTAAAGTTCGTATGGGTGCCGTTTGTGGGAGCGATGAGCGTAAGCGCGGTTGCCGCGCCGCATCTTACGCAGCAGGAATGTCACAGCTACCCGTTCGTCAAAACGGCTCACGAGGTCACACACGCGGATCTGATGCGGGAACTGAAAGAGCTCGAGGCGGTAGGTTACGAGCCGCACGCGGAAGACGAGAACTACCCGGCCGATATCGAAGCCGCCCAGCAGCGTCTCACGGATGTATATCGCAGTGATTGCTTGCCGCAGCACACGGCCGCCGCGGTGACCTTTCCCGCAAATTCAGACTGA
- a CDS encoding replication initiation protein → MARKKAEAGDADKQGALVFQQGQPPDLFRKAVPAIHIAPKSGSISLQQRKMFSSLIKNAIRQDSLDRGRSSFEITISALSQDVDLNSNNTEYVKETINSLISTVVNWDYLTQDKRSIWKASGLLAGAELERSVLRYTFSEQIRGELLNPEIYAMIDMRITRQFRKAHSLALWENVVRYEAVGVTARFPLATLRDLILGQDTSAQSYKLYKQFKSRVLVPCIKEVNEISDHLFELIEHKVGRSVVALQFRVTRKPETDPSQELRANETLLIGEMSKFSIPVSEARRLLKQYGEEKIRTAVAYTAARVAQKNAAPLANVAAYFRKALTEGYELPGANAVAPGSDASRARESQDQVKDRYIAAKINEARAYFNELEYDDQTALIKRYNETVGMDKLKVSTAKVPSKMASTNFFRWVVLDTWGQPTAADLLEFLLSGQQAPAAAEGLQAAEIDLALKARDE, encoded by the coding sequence ATGGCAAGAAAAAAGGCCGAAGCCGGCGACGCCGACAAGCAAGGTGCACTCGTATTTCAGCAAGGCCAGCCGCCTGATCTGTTCCGCAAGGCCGTCCCGGCGATTCATATCGCACCGAAGTCCGGGTCGATCAGCCTGCAACAGCGCAAGATGTTCAGTTCGCTGATCAAGAACGCCATTCGCCAGGACTCCCTCGACCGCGGCCGTTCGTCGTTCGAGATCACGATTTCCGCCCTCTCCCAGGACGTCGATCTGAATAGCAACAATACCGAGTACGTCAAGGAAACGATCAACTCGCTTATCAGCACGGTCGTCAACTGGGACTACCTCACGCAGGACAAGCGCAGCATCTGGAAGGCGTCCGGTTTGCTTGCCGGCGCCGAACTGGAGCGATCGGTATTGCGCTATACCTTCTCCGAACAGATTCGCGGCGAACTGCTCAATCCCGAAATCTACGCGATGATCGACATGCGCATCACGCGTCAGTTCAGGAAGGCGCATTCGCTCGCGCTGTGGGAGAACGTCGTGCGCTACGAGGCCGTGGGTGTGACCGCGCGCTTTCCGCTCGCGACGCTGCGCGATCTGATCCTCGGGCAAGATACGTCGGCGCAGTCGTACAAGCTTTACAAGCAATTCAAGAGCCGCGTGCTGGTGCCCTGCATCAAGGAAGTGAACGAGATCTCGGATCATCTATTCGAGCTCATCGAGCACAAGGTGGGACGCTCGGTTGTTGCCCTGCAGTTCCGTGTGACCCGTAAGCCGGAGACCGATCCGTCCCAAGAACTGCGTGCGAACGAGACGTTGCTGATTGGCGAGATGTCGAAGTTCAGTATTCCGGTTTCCGAGGCGCGTCGCCTGCTCAAGCAGTACGGCGAAGAAAAGATTCGCACGGCGGTGGCTTATACCGCGGCGCGCGTGGCACAGAAAAACGCAGCGCCGCTCGCGAACGTTGCGGCGTATTTCCGCAAGGCGCTAACCGAAGGCTACGAGCTGCCCGGTGCGAATGCCGTTGCACCCGGCTCCGACGCGAGCCGCGCGCGCGAAAGCCAGGATCAGGTGAAAGACCGCTACATCGCGGCGAAGATCAATGAGGCGCGTGCCTATTTCAATGAGCTGGAATACGACGACCAGACTGCGCTGATCAAGCGCTACAACGAGACGGTCGGCATGGACAAGCTCAAGGTATCGACGGCGAAGGTGCCGAGCAAGATGGCGTCGACGAACTTCTTCCGTTGGGTGGTGCTGGACACCTGGGGACAACCGACTGCTGCCGACCTGCTCGAATTCTTGTTGAGTGGACAGCAGGCGCCAGCGGCGGCCGAAGGGCTGCAGGCTGCGGAAATCGATCTTGCGTTGAAAGCGCGGGACGAGTAA
- the parA gene encoding ParA family partition ATPase, protein MGLVIAVANQKGGVGKTTTSMNLAGAFQAEGYKVYVADADGQQSCMSWCAAAGPETPLPFRVGSIHKLEKMIGPEIAALANDYDVVIVDCPPNINDLTTARVLAVADATVIPTDASPIDIWSSEGMMELVERTRVANPAGKFAILLNKSNSKTLLHTQMSAILAESNVRVFSATIKQRELYRQAAALGRTVFDVRGVRGAKVAKDEISAVYNEIIALVQEEEEEVVNGR, encoded by the coding sequence ATGGGTCTCGTGATAGCCGTAGCGAACCAAAAAGGTGGCGTTGGAAAAACCACCACCAGCATGAATCTGGCTGGGGCATTTCAGGCGGAGGGCTATAAGGTCTATGTAGCCGATGCCGATGGCCAGCAATCTTGCATGAGTTGGTGTGCAGCGGCAGGTCCCGAAACGCCTCTGCCGTTTCGTGTCGGCAGCATTCATAAGCTGGAGAAGATGATCGGGCCGGAGATCGCAGCGCTGGCGAACGACTACGACGTCGTCATCGTCGATTGCCCGCCCAATATCAACGACTTGACGACCGCGCGTGTTCTCGCCGTTGCCGACGCTACTGTCATTCCGACCGACGCATCGCCGATCGACATCTGGAGTAGCGAAGGGATGATGGAGTTGGTCGAGCGCACACGCGTTGCCAATCCGGCTGGAAAATTCGCAATTTTGTTGAATAAATCTAATTCGAAGACGCTGCTGCACACGCAGATGAGTGCCATCCTCGCCGAAAGCAATGTCCGCGTGTTCTCGGCAACCATCAAGCAGCGAGAACTCTATCGCCAGGCAGCAGCGCTTGGCCGCACCGTCTTCGATGTGCGCGGCGTGCGCGGGGCGAAAGTCGCGAAAGACGAAATCAGCGCCGTGTACAACGAGATCATTGCGCTGGTTCAGGAAGAAGAAGAGGAGGTCGTCAATGGCCGCTAA
- a CDS encoding ParB/RepB/Spo0J family partition protein, with amino-acid sequence MAAKLNFTSKVRAGMAAERASAGERLAEADVVNIAQRDAGVPNVALDIVDTPVAQPAEIAEAPLSLHAVRKISVEDVVSNPYNPRAFYSAETIDELAESFATQGQITPILVTKLAAFPGQYVIVDGERRIRAARSRGDKFIDADVREGLDNQNLYLRAYHANKEREEQTVFDDALAWKKLLDDRVYVDQVELGVAVGEDPKHISKVIALTSLPPYLLQRMAQNRKDVGLGHAYNIKLIFDRAGATVAEHWLAQVIEGKASVRKLEAAASAEAGARSAGPRRTHYQSRVQFNRPDGVALGELKLFGDGRAELSLKGIAAADQQRLAERMKAVIEQWASEMNTSEAT; translated from the coding sequence ATGGCCGCTAAGCTGAATTTCACCAGCAAAGTGCGTGCGGGCATGGCTGCTGAGCGTGCTTCGGCCGGCGAACGCCTCGCCGAAGCCGACGTCGTCAATATCGCGCAACGCGACGCGGGCGTACCCAATGTCGCACTCGATATCGTTGACACGCCGGTCGCGCAGCCTGCCGAAATCGCCGAGGCGCCGCTTTCGCTGCATGCGGTTCGGAAAATCTCGGTCGAGGATGTCGTCTCCAATCCGTACAACCCGCGCGCGTTCTACAGCGCCGAGACGATCGACGAACTGGCCGAGAGCTTTGCGACGCAAGGTCAGATCACGCCGATCCTGGTCACGAAACTCGCGGCGTTTCCCGGCCAATATGTGATCGTCGACGGCGAGCGCCGTATTCGCGCTGCACGCTCGCGCGGCGACAAGTTCATCGATGCCGATGTCCGGGAGGGTCTCGACAACCAGAACTTGTACCTGCGCGCCTATCACGCCAACAAGGAGCGCGAGGAGCAGACCGTATTCGACGACGCGCTCGCGTGGAAGAAGCTGCTCGACGACCGTGTCTACGTCGACCAGGTCGAGTTGGGCGTGGCCGTAGGCGAAGATCCGAAGCACATCAGCAAGGTCATCGCGCTCACGTCGCTGCCGCCCTATCTGCTGCAACGGATGGCGCAGAATCGCAAGGATGTCGGACTAGGGCACGCCTACAACATCAAGCTGATCTTCGACCGGGCTGGCGCCACGGTCGCCGAGCATTGGCTTGCGCAGGTGATCGAAGGGAAGGCGAGCGTGCGCAAGCTCGAGGCAGCAGCCTCGGCTGAAGCGGGCGCGCGCAGCGCGGGTCCGCGCCGTACGCATTACCAGTCCCGCGTCCAGTTCAATCGGCCGGACGGTGTCGCATTGGGTGAGCTGAAGCTGTTTGGCGACGGGCGCGCCGAGTTGAGCCTGAAGGGCATTGCGGCCGCCGATCAGCAGCGTCTGGCCGAGCGCATGAAGGCAGTTATCGAACAGTGGGCCTCGGAAATGAACACATCTGAGGCGACCTGA
- the ilvA gene encoding threonine ammonia-lyase, biosynthetic, which produces MQVHQSRPAAKENEATEAVVATDSAQPRRDENDYLRKILTARVYDAARETELERAPNLSARLRNAVFLKREDNQPVFSFKLRGAYNMMAHLSPAQLERGVITASAGNHAQGVALSAAKLGVKAVICVPVTTPQVKVDAVRAHGGATVEVVQAGESYSDAYAHAVRLQEARGLTFVHPFDDPYVIAGQGTVAMEVLSQHQAPIHAIFVPIGGGGLAAGVAAYVKAVRPDIKVIGVQTDDSCAMAQSVKAGKRVELTEVGLFSDGTAVKLVGEETFRLCQQYLDEVLTVDTDALCAAIKDVFQDTRSVLEPAGALAVAGAKQYAEREGIEGQTLVAITSGANMNFDRMRFVAERAEVGEAREAVFAVTIPEERGSFKRFCELVGTRSVTEFNYRIDDAERAHIFVGVQIRNRGESQQIAKTFVDHGFPTVDLTGDELSKQHIRYMVGGRSPLAHDERLFRFEFPERPGALMRFLSSMAPNWNISLFHYRNQGADYSSILVGIQVPAAEDAEFRSFLATLGYPHWEETQNPAYRLFLQ; this is translated from the coding sequence ATGCAGGTGCATCAAAGTCGTCCCGCCGCCAAAGAAAACGAAGCCACCGAAGCCGTCGTAGCCACTGATTCCGCTCAGCCGCGCCGCGACGAAAACGACTACCTCCGGAAAATTCTCACGGCGCGTGTGTACGATGCCGCCCGGGAAACTGAACTCGAGCGCGCCCCGAACCTCTCGGCGCGCCTGCGCAACGCCGTGTTCCTCAAGCGCGAGGACAACCAGCCGGTCTTCTCCTTCAAGCTGCGCGGCGCCTACAACATGATGGCGCACCTCTCGCCCGCGCAACTCGAGCGCGGCGTGATCACCGCCTCGGCGGGCAATCACGCTCAGGGCGTGGCGCTTTCGGCCGCGAAACTGGGCGTGAAGGCCGTGATCTGCGTGCCGGTGACCACGCCGCAGGTGAAGGTCGATGCGGTGCGCGCGCACGGCGGCGCGACCGTCGAGGTCGTGCAGGCCGGCGAGTCGTACAGCGATGCCTACGCCCACGCCGTGCGCCTGCAGGAAGCGCGCGGGCTGACCTTCGTGCATCCCTTCGACGATCCCTACGTGATCGCCGGCCAGGGCACGGTGGCGATGGAGGTGCTGAGCCAGCATCAGGCCCCGATTCACGCGATCTTCGTGCCGATCGGTGGCGGGGGCCTGGCTGCGGGCGTGGCGGCCTACGTGAAGGCCGTGCGCCCGGACATCAAGGTGATCGGCGTGCAGACCGACGATTCCTGCGCGATGGCGCAGTCGGTCAAGGCGGGCAAGCGCGTCGAACTCACGGAAGTCGGCCTGTTCTCGGACGGCACCGCAGTCAAGCTGGTGGGCGAGGAAACCTTCCGCCTGTGCCAGCAATATCTCGATGAAGTGCTCACAGTGGACACCGACGCCCTGTGCGCTGCGATCAAGGACGTTTTCCAGGACACGCGCAGCGTGCTCGAACCCGCGGGCGCCCTGGCCGTGGCGGGCGCGAAGCAGTACGCGGAACGCGAGGGCATCGAAGGCCAGACGCTGGTGGCGATCACCTCGGGCGCGAACATGAACTTCGACCGCATGCGCTTCGTGGCCGAGCGCGCCGAGGTGGGCGAGGCGCGCGAAGCGGTGTTCGCGGTGACGATCCCCGAAGAGCGCGGCAGCTTCAAGCGATTCTGCGAGCTGGTCGGCACGCGCAGCGTGACCGAGTTCAACTACCGCATCGACGACGCCGAGCGCGCGCACATCTTCGTGGGCGTGCAGATCCGCAACCGTGGCGAGTCGCAGCAGATCGCGAAGACCTTCGTCGATCATGGCTTCCCGACCGTCGATCTCACCGGCGACGAACTCTCGAAGCAGCACATCCGCTACATGGTGGGCGGGCGCTCGCCGCTCGCGCACGACGAGCGGCTGTTCCGCTTCGAGTTCCCGGAGCGGCCGGGCGCGCTCATGCGTTTCCTGTCGTCGATGGCGCCGAACTGGAACATCAGCCTCTTCCACTACCGCAACCAGGGCGCCGATTACAGCTCGATTCTGGTGGGTATCCAGGTGCCCGCAGCCGAGGACGCCGAATTCCGCAGCTTCCTCGCCACGCTCGGTTATCCGCACTGGGAAGAGACGCAGAACCCGGCGTATCGGTTGTTCCTGCAATGA
- a CDS encoding ABC transporter substrate-binding protein, with translation MLRIALGCLMALSTMVAGALPGVAHADAAHPVVALLPGVTDPFYFTMHRGAERAAKEDNIQLLFQVPKAWNTTEQVPILKAFIAKRPDVLLVSPVDKQQLIGPLKEAADAGIKVITVDTYIGDGHYQTGKGDADFPLSYIASDNLEGGRVAARALAKAIGDKGTVYCENNKPGISSTDARAQGFMEEMKKHPNIKVLETQYNEDDANRATSHVAAVLARNPDLAGVFGANTFSGAGAAQGVKNAGKQGVVKVVVFDAVPGIDEQIRSGLVDIAIAQLPDEMGYTAVKFAGDAIHGKKIPAYKGTGFVVLDKSNIDKPEMKQYIYSN, from the coding sequence ATGTTGCGCATCGCTCTTGGCTGTCTGATGGCTCTTTCCACGATGGTCGCCGGCGCACTGCCCGGCGTGGCACACGCGGATGCGGCGCATCCCGTCGTCGCGCTGCTGCCCGGCGTCACCGATCCCTTCTACTTCACGATGCATCGCGGCGCGGAGCGCGCGGCGAAGGAAGACAACATCCAGTTGTTGTTCCAGGTACCGAAGGCCTGGAACACCACGGAGCAGGTGCCGATCCTCAAGGCCTTTATCGCGAAGCGCCCCGACGTGCTGCTCGTTTCGCCCGTCGACAAGCAGCAGCTCATCGGCCCGCTCAAGGAAGCCGCCGATGCCGGCATCAAGGTCATCACCGTCGATACCTATATCGGCGACGGCCACTATCAAACCGGCAAGGGCGACGCCGACTTCCCGCTCTCCTATATCGCTTCGGACAACCTGGAAGGCGGCCGCGTAGCGGCGCGCGCGCTTGCCAAGGCAATTGGCGACAAGGGTACCGTCTATTGCGAGAACAACAAGCCCGGCATCTCCAGCACCGACGCGCGTGCGCAAGGTTTCATGGAGGAGATGAAGAAGCACCCCAACATCAAGGTGCTGGAAACGCAATACAACGAGGACGACGCCAATCGCGCCACTTCACACGTGGCGGCCGTGCTCGCGCGCAATCCCGATCTCGCGGGCGTGTTCGGCGCCAATACATTCTCGGGCGCGGGCGCGGCGCAAGGCGTGAAGAACGCGGGCAAGCAAGGCGTGGTGAAGGTCGTCGTGTTCGACGCCGTGCCGGGCATCGACGAGCAAATCAGGAGCGGCCTCGTCGATATCGCCATTGCGCAGCTTCCCGACGAGATGGGCTATACAGCCGTGAAGTTCGCCGGCGACGCCATCCACGGCAAGAAGATTCCCGCCTACAAGGGCACGGGCTTCGTGGTGCTGGACAAGTCGAACATCGACAAGCCGGAGATGAAGCAGTACATCTATTCGAACTAA
- a CDS encoding ABC transporter permease subunit gives MNDKRLDRLALVSKVWPWLFLGTLLVFFEAWARISAHRSFVFNAYNLQSIGLAASAPLLLAIGQTFVIITAGIDLSVGFVMGLAAVCVAQFTIPGGESPWILLMSIPLTVLVCLIPGFVNGVLIARLGVPAFIGTLGMYGVARGVGFLAAGSGMTVAVNNHGLAWLGGGWTPVILTAVLLVIMHFVLSQTRFGQYTYAIGGNPQSAVRAGINVRRHLFAIYLIAAAFAAVGGIVYTARFAAGAANAGEPMLLDSIAAVVIGGASLFGGTGNVIGTLIGALIIAVIEFGLVFIDVNAFWQFIVVGIVIILSVLIDQYKDRLGGAQ, from the coding sequence ATGAACGACAAACGACTCGACAGGCTCGCGCTCGTCAGCAAGGTCTGGCCGTGGCTCTTTCTCGGCACTCTGCTCGTTTTCTTCGAGGCGTGGGCGCGCATCTCGGCGCATCGGTCGTTCGTGTTCAACGCGTACAACCTGCAGTCGATCGGCCTTGCTGCAAGCGCGCCGCTCTTGCTGGCCATCGGCCAGACCTTCGTGATCATCACCGCCGGCATCGATCTTTCGGTGGGCTTCGTGATGGGGCTCGCGGCGGTGTGCGTGGCGCAGTTCACGATTCCCGGCGGCGAATCGCCGTGGATCCTGCTGATGTCGATTCCGCTCACGGTTCTCGTGTGCCTGATTCCCGGCTTCGTGAACGGCGTGCTGATCGCGCGCCTTGGCGTGCCCGCGTTCATCGGCACGCTCGGCATGTATGGCGTCGCGCGCGGCGTGGGCTTTCTCGCCGCGGGCAGCGGCATGACCGTCGCCGTCAACAATCATGGTCTCGCGTGGCTCGGCGGCGGCTGGACGCCTGTGATCCTTACGGCCGTGCTGCTCGTCATCATGCACTTCGTGCTCTCGCAAACGCGCTTCGGTCAGTACACCTATGCGATAGGCGGCAATCCGCAGTCGGCGGTGCGCGCGGGCATCAACGTGCGCCGTCATCTGTTCGCGATCTATCTGATCGCGGCGGCTTTCGCGGCGGTGGGCGGCATCGTCTACACGGCACGCTTCGCGGCTGGCGCGGCCAATGCGGGCGAACCCATGCTGCTCGATTCGATCGCGGCGGTCGTGATCGGCGGCGCGAGCCTCTTTGGCGGCACCGGCAACGTCATCGGCACGCTGATCGGCGCGCTCATCATCGCCGTGATCGAATTCGGGCTCGTGTTCATCGACGTCAACGCGTTCTGGCAATTCATCGTGGTCGGCATCGTCATCATTCTTTCGGTGCTGATCGACCAGTACAAGGATCGCCTCGGAGGCGCGCAATGA
- a CDS encoding ATP-binding cassette domain-containing protein, producing the protein MSGASATPILEARDVSIRFGGVEALKRVSLRLMPGEVLALAGDNGAGKSTLIKILSGVYRADAGDLHFDGSPLQLRDPQDARSQGIETIYQDLALADNLDVGSNIFLGREPVRRRLGFQVIDRPHMARVAREVLERLDIVIPPRKLTGPVKMLSGGQRQAIAIGRAIYWNARVLIMDEPTAALGVPEQRKVMELIRGLKAQGVAVILISHNLHDIFAVAERIVVLRRGEVAGERRVAETDGDEIVRLMVGDTYSNGAH; encoded by the coding sequence ATGAGCGGTGCGAGCGCCACGCCGATTCTGGAGGCGCGCGACGTCTCGATCCGCTTTGGCGGCGTGGAGGCACTCAAGCGCGTTTCGTTGCGGCTCATGCCGGGCGAAGTGCTTGCGCTCGCGGGCGACAACGGCGCGGGCAAGTCCACGCTCATCAAGATTCTCTCGGGCGTCTATCGCGCCGATGCGGGCGATTTGCACTTCGACGGGAGCCCACTGCAATTGCGCGATCCGCAGGATGCGCGCTCGCAGGGCATCGAAACCATCTACCAGGATCTCGCGCTCGCCGACAATCTCGACGTGGGGAGCAACATCTTTCTCGGTCGCGAGCCCGTGCGACGGCGACTCGGCTTCCAGGTGATCGACCGGCCGCACATGGCGCGGGTGGCGCGCGAAGTGCTCGAGCGGCTCGATATCGTGATTCCGCCGCGCAAGCTCACGGGCCCAGTAAAAATGCTATCGGGCGGCCAGCGCCAGGCCATTGCGATAGGGCGTGCGATCTACTGGAACGCGCGCGTGCTGATCATGGATGAGCCCACCGCTGCGCTCGGCGTTCCCGAGCAACGCAAGGTGATGGAGTTGATCCGCGGACTCAAGGCGCAGGGCGTTGCCGTGATTCTCATCTCGCACAACCTGCACGATATTTTCGCCGTGGCCGAGCGCATCGTCGTGCTGCGGCGCGGAGAAGTGGCGGGCGAGCGGCGCGTGGCCGAAACCGATGGCGACGAGATCGTACGGCTGATGGTGGGCGACACGTATTCAAACGGCGCGCACTGA
- a CDS encoding DOPA 4,5-dioxygenase family protein produces the protein MNYLDPADITSWHAHIYFDAATRDAAWTLREAIEARFGEAVQIGRFHERPVGPHPMWSYQLAIPRERFMTVVEWLTLNHGALDVFVHPNTTDALRDHRDAAVWIGHSHTLNLGALGG, from the coding sequence ATGAACTACCTCGATCCCGCCGATATCACGAGCTGGCACGCGCACATCTATTTCGACGCGGCGACGCGCGACGCCGCATGGACCCTGCGCGAGGCGATCGAAGCCCGCTTTGGCGAGGCCGTGCAGATTGGGCGCTTTCACGAACGCCCGGTCGGGCCGCATCCAATGTGGTCGTATCAACTCGCCATACCGCGCGAGCGCTTCATGACGGTCGTCGAATGGCTTACGCTCAATCACGGCGCACTCGACGTGTTCGTGCATCCGAACACCACCGATGCGCTGCGCGACCATCGCGACGCCGCCGTGTGGATCGGCCATTCGCACACGCTCAATCTCGGCGCGCTCGGCGGCTGA
- a CDS encoding MFS transporter, whose amino-acid sequence MDQPRAVDVQTFINEHPFSPFQWFIFAMCFVIVLLDGFDTAAIGFIAPSLLGEWSLTKPALAPVLSAALFGLACGALASGPLSDRLGRRAMLVGSVLLFGVTCLGSAFSTSIGELTWLRFITGVGLGAAMPNAVTMMGEYCPDRNRATVINLMFCGFPLGAACGGFLAAWMIPHFGWRSVLVLGGITPLVLAVPLFLRMPESVRYMVANHRPAERIRAALARISPDAAKAQVFTMTEHAPQTQSKGLGVVLSPMYLVGSVMLWVAYFMGLVIFYASINWMPLLLKDSGLTASSATLISALFPLGGVGAVLSGMLMDRFNANRIIAACYVLTALSVWLIGQAAGNVALLVLVVFVAGVLMNTAQSSMPALAAAFYPTQGRGTGVAWMLGIGRFGGIAGSFLVAELTRRHFTFAGIFATVAVAGLIAGAALLIKQAARPQASGSPAAKTESFGH is encoded by the coding sequence ATGGACCAGCCGCGCGCCGTCGACGTCCAGACCTTCATCAACGAACATCCGTTTTCGCCGTTCCAGTGGTTCATCTTCGCGATGTGCTTCGTCATCGTCCTGCTCGACGGTTTCGACACGGCCGCCATCGGCTTCATTGCGCCTTCGCTGCTCGGCGAATGGAGCCTCACCAAGCCCGCGCTCGCACCCGTTTTGAGCGCGGCGCTCTTCGGCCTCGCTTGCGGTGCGCTCGCGTCCGGGCCGCTTTCCGACCGGCTCGGGCGACGCGCCATGCTGGTCGGCTCGGTGCTGCTGTTCGGTGTGACCTGCCTCGGCTCGGCGTTCTCCACCAGCATCGGCGAGCTCACGTGGCTGCGCTTCATTACAGGTGTCGGCCTCGGCGCCGCGATGCCGAATGCGGTCACGATGATGGGCGAGTACTGCCCCGACCGGAACCGTGCCACCGTGATCAATCTGATGTTCTGCGGCTTTCCGCTCGGCGCGGCCTGCGGCGGCTTTCTCGCTGCGTGGATGATTCCGCATTTCGGCTGGCGCAGCGTGCTCGTGCTCGGCGGCATCACGCCGCTCGTGCTCGCCGTGCCGCTGTTCCTGCGCATGCCGGAATCGGTGCGCTACATGGTGGCGAATCACCGGCCCGCCGAGCGCATCCGCGCCGCACTCGCCCGCATTTCGCCCGACGCCGCCAAAGCGCAGGTGTTCACGATGACGGAGCACGCCCCGCAGACGCAGAGCAAGGGTCTTGGCGTCGTGCTTTCGCCGATGTACCTCGTCGGCTCGGTGATGCTGTGGGTCGCGTATTTCATGGGGCTCGTGATCTTCTACGCGTCGATCAACTGGATGCCGCTGCTGCTCAAGGACTCCGGCCTCACGGCTTCGAGCGCCACGCTGATCTCGGCGCTGTTCCCGCTCGGCGGCGTGGGCGCAGTGCTGAGCGGCATGCTGATGGATCGCTTCAACGCGAACCGGATCATCGCCGCGTGCTACGTGCTCACGGCGCTTTCGGTGTGGCTCATCGGCCAGGCGGCGGGCAACGTGGCGCTGCTCGTGCTCGTCGTGTTCGTGGCCGGCGTGCTGATGAACACGGCGCAATCGTCGATGCCCGCGCTCGCCGCCGCGTTCTACCCCACCCAGGGACGCGGCACCGGCGTGGCCTGGATGCTCGGCATCGGCCGTTTCGGGGGCATTGCGGGTTCGTTCCTCGTGGCCGAGCTGACGCGCCGGCACTTCACGTTCGCGGGCATCTTCGCGACAGTTGCCGTCGCGGGTCTCATTGCTGGCGCGGCGCTGCTGATCAAACAGGCCGCGCGGCCGCAGGCGAGCGGATCGCCGGCGGCAAAGACGGAATCGTTCGGGCACTGA